Proteins encoded within one genomic window of Heptranchias perlo isolate sHepPer1 chromosome 35, sHepPer1.hap1, whole genome shotgun sequence:
- the LOC137302155 gene encoding ferritin heavy chain, oocyte isoform-like: protein MVSQVCQNYHKECEDGVNKQINMELYSSYVYLSMSYYFDRDDVALRHFAEFFKEQSHEEREHAEKLLKFQNQRGGRIIFEDIKKPEQDEWCNGLEAMQRALQMEKNVNQSLLNLHKLSTERTDPHLCDFLETHYLDEQVKMIKKLGDHITNLKRLGAPENGMGVYLFDKHSLH from the exons ATGGTTTCCCAAGTATGTCagaactaccacaaggagtgtgaggatggtgtcaacaagcagatcaatatggagctctattcctcctatgtttaccTCTCCATG tcctattactttgaccgggatgatgttgccctgcgtcactttgctgagttcttcaaggagcagtcacatgaggaacgggagcacgctgagaaactgctgaaattccagaatcagcgtggaGGCCGAATCATCTTTGAGGATATCAAG aagccagagcaggatgagtggtgcaatggtctggaggcgatgcagagagctctgcagatggagaagaatgtgaaccagagtctgctgaatctgcacaaactgtccactgagaggacagaccctcat ttgtgtgacttcctggagacccactacttggatgaacaagtgaagatgatcaagaagcttggagatcacatcaccaacctgaagagactgggagcccctgagaatggcatgggagtgtacctgtttgacaagcacaGCCTGCATTGA